In Paenibacillus dendritiformis, the DNA window CGATATGAGGCTCAAGAGAGGACGGAGGAAGATCGATGAACCGGCAATATGTGAATGCGCCTGTCACGAGGAGCGGACCGTTTCTGCTGGGAGTGAAGGACTGCCTTCCCACGGTATTGGGTTATTTGAGCATCGGCTTCGCGGCGGGAGTGGTGGAGAAGACGGCAGGCATGTCTCTGGCCGAGATTGCGCTGCTGTCGATCTTTTTGTATGCGGGCTCCGCCCAATTCATCGTGGCCGGGATGCTTGCCTCGGGCAGCCCGGCGTTTGCCATCATTTTTACGGTGTTTTTCGTGAATTTGCGCCATCTGTTAATGAGCGCGGCGATGTCGCCCTATTTCCGCCATTTGCCGGCCTGGAAAAATATTTTGATCGGTTCCCAATTGACCGATGAGACCTTCGGCGTCGCCGTGACGAAGCTGACGGGGCGGGCGCAGGGAAGCTTCTCGTGGATGCTCGGGCTCAATGTCACCGCCTATCTGAATTGGCTCGTGGCCAATCTCGCCGGCGGCATATTCGGACACTGGATCGCCGCGCCGGAGAAGTACGGCTTGGATTTTGCCCTGCCGGCCATGTTCATCGGACTGTTCATGCTGCAATGGCTGGAACGGTCCAAGTACCGGGTCGATCTGGCGGTCGCGGGCTGCGCCGTGGCGGCAGCCATCGCCGGAACGATGTTCCTGTCCAAGAGCGCCGGGGTCTTAATCGCAATTATTATCGCGGCCAGCGTAGGGGTGTGGATAGAAAAATGGAAGTAAGATGGAGCTTTCTGTTGATGCTCGCGGGAGCGGCGCTCGTCACGGTCATACCGAGGGTGCTGCCGCTGATCGTATTGAGCAAGAAGCCGCTGCCGGAATGGGGGCAGAAGTGGCTGAGCCATATCCCGATCGCGGTCATGTCGGCCCTACTGGCTCAGGAGCTGTTCGTCGGCAGCGAAGGCGGCTCTCTGCTGCCGCTCATTGCGGCCGCGGCGGCATTCGCCGCCGCCTACTTCACCCGGAGCCTGCTCATTACCGTTATGACCGGGATGGCGGCCATCGCCTTGCTCCGGTATGCCGTCTCCTTGCTGTGACCCGAGGAAGGCAGCGGGGCAAGGCGAGCCAAGGAGGCCGGCTTGCGGCTTATGCGCCGGCCTCCCGCTTCGGCTGCCGGAGGACTTCGCTGGCGAGATAGTGGTGATACGCCTGCTCGAACATCTCCAGCAGCTCAGGCTCCAAGGGATACATCCCGACTTGGGCGGACTGCTCCGGGCATTTCCGGATTTCCCAGAGT includes these proteins:
- a CDS encoding AzlC family ABC transporter permease, with translation MNRQYVNAPVTRSGPFLLGVKDCLPTVLGYLSIGFAAGVVEKTAGMSLAEIALLSIFLYAGSAQFIVAGMLASGSPAFAIIFTVFFVNLRHLLMSAAMSPYFRHLPAWKNILIGSQLTDETFGVAVTKLTGRAQGSFSWMLGLNVTAYLNWLVANLAGGIFGHWIAAPEKYGLDFALPAMFIGLFMLQWLERSKYRVDLAVAGCAVAAAIAGTMFLSKSAGVLIAIIIAASVGVWIEKWK
- a CDS encoding AzlD domain-containing protein is translated as MEVRWSFLLMLAGAALVTVIPRVLPLIVLSKKPLPEWGQKWLSHIPIAVMSALLAQELFVGSEGGSLLPLIAAAAAFAAAYFTRSLLITVMTGMAAIALLRYAVSLL